One Isoptericola dokdonensis DS-3 genomic window, CAGTAGACGGGGTAGCCGAGGCCGACGAGCAGCGCGACGACGGCGGGGATCAGCAGGACGTAGGGGACGACGGGTCGGCGTCGGTGCCGGATCTCCACCGCGGGCGCCGAGGGCGCCGCCTGCGCGGGACTGGTCATACGAGGGGGTCCTTCTCCGGTCGAACCGGGGGCGGGGCGACGATGGTCGCCGCCCCGCCCTCGGAAGGGGTGTCGGTCGGCGTCAGCCGGCCTGGCCGTTGAGCATCGGCGTGAGCTTCTCGTCGTACTCGGTGGCGAGAGCGGTCACGTCACCACCCTCGGCGATCTTCTGGAAGAGCTCCTCGTAGACGAACGCGCCCTCGACGGCGGCCCAGCCCGGCGCGGCCGGGGTGAGCTTCGAGGCCTGGGCGGTCTCGACGGTGACCTCGCCGAACTTGTCGGTGGCCATGACGTCGGTGTACTCGGCGTTCGCCGGGCCGAGCCCGTTCTCCGCCAGGAGGGTCTGGTACTCCTCCGAGTAGATGATGCGCAGGAGGTTCTCGGAGAGCTCCGGGTGCTGCGACTGGGCCGAGACGGCGAGGTTCGAGCCACCGGCGAAGACGGGGGCCAGGCCGCCGTCGACGCCCGGCAGGGCGAAGATGTCGAACTTCGACTCGTCCACCATGCCGTCCCGGACCTCTTCACCGTCGTCGTTCGTGGTGAGGTCACCGATGGACCAGCGGGCCCAGCCCGGCGCCATGATCGTGGCGGCGGCGGGGTCGCCGCCACCCTCGGCGTCGTTCAGGAAGTCCCAGTAGGCGACGTCACGCTCGGTCGCCGGCAGGTTCGAGGCGGAGTAGACGTCCTGCCACTGCTCGAGGCCCGCGATCGTGTTCGGGTCGGAGAGGGTGGAGACCCACTGCTCGCCCTCCTTGACGGCGAGCTCGCCGCCGTTGGCGAACACCCAGGAGATGCCGTTGCGCCAGTCCTGGCCGCCGATGGCGAAGCCGGACATGTCCTTGGTCTTGAGCTCCTTGACCGCGGTGCCGAACTCGTCGAGCGTGGTCGGGACCTCGACACCGGCCTTCTCCCACAGGTCGGCGCGGTAGAACATGTAGCGCGAGCCGAAGTAGTAGGGCAGCGCGTAGACCTTGTCGTCGACCGAGCCGGCCTCGACGAAGGACTGGAGCAGGTTCTCGCCGCCGAGCTCCTCGTAGAGCTCCGGGGAGATCTCGCGGAACGCGCCCGCGTAGGTGAAGGTCGGCGCCTGCGTGTTGCCGATCTCGACCACGTCGGGGGTGTTGGCGGCGTCGGGCAGGGCCGTCGTCAGCTTGGTGACGAGGTCGGTCCAGTCCTGCTGCTCGATGGTGAGGCTCGAACCGGGGTTCTCCGCCTCGAAGGTGTCCACGAGGTACTCGCGCAGCGGCTCCGGGGTGTCGCCACCGGCGACCCACAGGGTGATGTCGCCGGGCTCGACCTCGGCCGCCGCGGTGTCCTCGGACTCCGCCGGGGCCTCGGACTCGGACGAGCACGCGGTGAGCGTGAGCGCCAAGGTGATGGTCGACGCCGCGGTCACGGCGACGAGACGGTTCCTCTTCACTGGGGATTTCCTCTCACTGGGTGTCGGGCGGCTCGGGCCGAGCCGTCCGGCGGGTTGGGGGGTCGGGGGTCAGGAGACGCCGAGCTGCGCCCCGAGCACGAGGACGGCCGCCCCCGCCAGGACGACGTCGTCGTCCAGCGTGGACATCCGCAGCTCGAGCCCGGCCGCGATGGCGGGCATGGCGCGTTCGGTGATGGTGTCGAGGGCGGCCTCGCTCAGGGGGCCGGCGAGCAGCTCGGGCGGCCCGGCGAGGACGACCTCGCGCAGGTCGAGCGCGCTGACGACGGGCGCGAGCGCCCGGCCGAGGATGCGGCCGACGTCGGCCAGGACGGCGTCCGCCGCGGGCGCGTCGAGCCCGTCGACGGCGCGGCGCAGCGCGGGCGCGGACAGCACGGTCTCCAGGCAGCCCCGGCGACCGCAGGCGCACTGCTCCCCGCCCTCGTCGACGACGGTGACGTGCCCGAGCTCTCCGGCGGCGTCCCGGGCACCGTGCACGCGGGCGCCGTCGACCATGACGCCGGCACCGACGCCCTTGCCGACCGTGAGCACGAGGGTGGAGCCGGTGGCGCCGCCGTAGGTGTACTCGGCGAGGGCGGCGGAGTTGGCGTCGTTGGCGACGTGGACCGGCAGCCCGAGTCGCTCGGTGAGGACCGCCGCGAGCGGCAGGTCGGTCCACTCGACGTTGGGGGCCTCGACGATCCGGCCCGACGGGTCGACGACGCCGGGCGAGCCGACGCCGATCCCGATGACCGGGCGGGTCGCCGCGGCGACGAGCCGGCGGGCGAACCGCCCGAGGAGGTCGACCAGGTCGTCGCCGCGGCGGCCGTCCACGGCCAGGGACCGGCGCTCGACGGCCTCCCCGGTGAGGGTGAGGACGGCGCCGCGCAGCACGGTGTCGTCGGACAGGTCGAGGGCGACGATCTGGTAGGCGTCCGTGCGCATCCCCACGAGGATGGCGGGCTTGCCGACGCGACGGCCGGGCTGGGTGCCGAGCTCCTCGACGAGCGCCTCGGCGAGCAGGACGCCGACGAGGTCGGAGATGGTGACGCGCGTGAGGCCGGTGGCGCGGGCGAGGTCGGCGCGCGAGGTGGGGCCCTCGTGGAAGAGGTGCTGGAGCACGAGGGACCGGTTGTGCGCGCGAGCGTGCTCGGGGAGCACCTTCGAGGTGGCGCGCAGACCGTTGCCCAGCCCCCGTCGGCTGGGTCGTGTCGTCGTCGTGGTCATGTTTGTTAGTACACCGTCCTTACAAGCCTCGGTCAATGTCCGCACCCCTTCGTTATCGGATCGTTACAGGGTGTCGCTGAACGCGGGACGCGCGCAGGTCACGACCATGGCACGGTCCCATCACGATCGTCACCGCGACCCTCGTCCGAGCAGGTCAGGGCCCTACAGTCGGAGCCATGACGCTCGCCGCACGCCGCCCGGTCGCCACCACGGCCCTCGCGCTGCTGCTCGCCCTCGGCCTCGCGGCCTGCTCCGGCAGCGACGAGAGCGCGGCCGAGTCCGCCGGATCGGCCGCCCAGGACCAGGCCGGTCCCGCCGCCGGCGAGGCCGCCGCCTCCGTCGCCCCCGGTGCCGACGCCGAGGAGTCCGCCGTCGTCGACCGGGAGGTCGTCGTCTCCGGCTCGGCGGAGCTCGTCGCCGACGACCCCGTCGCGGCGATCGACGAGATCGTCCGCATGGTCGAGCAGGCGGGCGGACGCATCGAGAGCCTGGTCGAGTCGCCGGGCGCCGACGGCGAGCCCGGCCACGGCTCGCTGCGGGCCCGCCTCCCCGTCGACCTGACGACCGGCACGATCGACGCCCTGTCCGACGTCGCCGAGCTGAAGAGCGTCGAGATCGGCCGCGAGGACGTCACCAGCCAGGGACAGGACCTCGACGCCCGCATCTCCGCCCTGGAGACCTCCACCGCGCGGCTCGTCGAGCTCATGGGCTCGGCGGCCACCACGGCCGACCTCCTGGAGGTCGAGCGCGAGCTCGCCGCCCGCCAGGCGGAGCTCGACTCGCTGGTCGCCCAGCGGGCGGCGCTCACCGACCAGGTCGCGATGTCCACCATCGACATCACCGTCACCGCGACCTCCGCACCCGTGAGCGCTCCGCGCAGCGGGTTCGTCGACGGCCTCGCCACCGGATGGAGCGCTCTGGTGGCCACCCTGAGCACGGTCGTGCTCGTCCTGGGGGTGCTCCTCCCCTGGCTCGCCCTCGCCGCGGCCGGCTGGGTCGCCTACCTCCTGGTCCGCCGTCGCCGCCCCGCGCCGCCGGCCGGGCCGGGCGACGGTCCCGGGGAGAGCGCCGACGACGACGGGCCCGCACCCGAGGCCCCCTCGCAGGACCCCGAGCGCGAGCCCGCGCTCACCCGGTAGACGTGTCGCCGGGGCGGGCGTCACCCCGCCCCGGCGGCCCTCCCCGTCAGGCCGCGTCGTCGACGACCGCGAAGGCGTCGATCTCGACCAGCATCTCCGCGCGCGGCAGGCCGGTCATGACCGTCGTCCGGCTCGGCAGTACCCCCGACGGGCAGTGCGCCGCGACGAACTCGCCGTACGCGTCGTTCATCGCGGCGAAGTCGTCCCGGGTCGTCAGGTAGACGCGGAGCATCATCACGTCGTCGAACGACGCACCCCCCGCCTCGACGATCGCCCGCACGTTCTCCAGCGTGCGCGTCGTCTGCGCGGCCACGTCCCCGGGGTGCAGGTACTCCCCCGTCGCCGGGTCCACCGGCCCCTGGCCGGACACCTGGAGGAACGGCCCGCGCCGCACCCCCTGGTGGAAGGTGTGGGCGGGGGCCGGGGCGTGCGGCGTGCTGATCGGGGTCTTGCTCATCGCTCCTCCTCAGAGCTCGAGGGCGAGCTCGTCGACGACGTCGAGGCCGTCGACGAGCAGGCCGGTGCGGTGCTTGTCCAGGGTCGTGCACGGGTGGGAGACGCCGAACGCGACGACGTCACCGGGCGCGAGGTCGTCGTCCGGGGTGTCGAGATAGGCGTGCTGGTCGTCGAGGGCCGTCACCGTGGCGGTCAGCAGCCGGGCGGGCCCGAGCCGACCCGCGCCGTCGACCGCGTGCGCCCGCAGCGGGATCGGCAGGTCGATGTCGAACGAGACGTCCCGGCGACCCATCCCGCACACGGCACGGCCCGGCTCGGGGGCCGACAGCACCGCCGCCCACACGGTGATCGCCGGCCGCAGCGGTGCGGCGCCGAGCCGTGTCCACGGGTCGGCGCGCCGGTAGTGGCCGTGGTCGTGCGTGACGTACGCGCCCGAGCGCAGCACGGCGCGCACGCCCGGCCGCCGCGCGAGCGCGGTGAGCACCACGTCGGCGTACGCGCTGCCGCCCGCGCTGACGACGACGTCGCCCGCGACCAGGTCGGCGAGCGCGTCGGCGGCCGCCAGCAGGTCGGCGCACCAGCGCGCGACGCCGGCCCGCGGGTCGGCGCCCGTCGCCGCCGGGCCCTCGTACCCCGCCGCACCGACGAGCCGCAGCCCCGCCGCGACGACGTCCCGCGCCAGGCCGACCGCCTCGGCCACGGAGCGCACCCCCGTCCGGCCGCCGGGCACGCCGAGCTCCACCAGCACCCCCAGCCGTTCGTGCGCGGTGTCGCCGAAGGCCGCGGCGAGGGTCCGCACCCCGGGCACGGAGTCCACGTACACCCACACCTCGTCGGCGCCGTCGGCGTCGAGCACGCCCCGCAACCACGCCGCGTCGCGCGGGTCCACCAGCTCGTTCGCCAGCACCACGCGGCGCACGCCCCAGCGCAGCACCGTCGCGAGCTGGCGCGGCGTCGCCACCGTGGCACCCCATGCCCCGGCCGCGGCCTGCCGCTCCCACAGCCCGCGCGCCATGTGCGTCTTGACGTGCGGCGCGTGGTCGACGCCGTGGGCGGCCATCACGCCCGCCACGGTCGCGACGTCGTGCTCCACCGCGTCGCGGTCCAGGGTCAGCAGCGGCCACGAGCGGCCGGGGTCGTCGATCCTCATGGCCTCAGCCTCCCGCACGTGGCGCCGGGTCCGGTGCGCCCGGGCGCAGCGCGCGCCCCGGTCGGGCGCGGGTCGCCTCGCCGTCGACCAGCACCGGCACCCCTGCGACGACGACGTCGTCGACACCGGTCGCGGGGCGGCGGGGGTCGTCGTAGGTGGCGCGGTCCACGAGCGTGGCCGGGTCGACCAGCACGACGTCCGCGACCGCACCGGGCGCCAGCGAGCCCCGACCCGCCAGCCGGAAGCGGCGGGCGGGCCGCGCCGACAGGTGCTCGACGGCGTCGTGCCACGACCAGTCGCCGGAACCCAGCACCTGCTGGGCGAGGAACCGCGCGAACGCACCCCAGCCCCGCGGGTGCGGGCGACCCTGCCCCGCGTCGGCGCCCACCGGCTGGTAGATGGCGTCCGAGCCGCCGAGGTGCGCACGGTGCCCGGCCAGCCGGCGCACCGACTCCGCGCTGTTCGTCGGTGGCTGGGCGAACACGCAGCTCGCCCGCAGGCGCGACGCCCGCAGCACCCGCAGGGCGGCGTCGCCCGGGCTGACGCCCCAGCGCGCCGCCACCTCGACGAGCGGGCGGCCCGCCACCTGCTCCTCCGCCCCGAGCCCGGGCACCCAGGCGAGCGTGACGCGCGGCCACAGGTCGTCCAGGCCCGCCAGGTGCGCCCGCAGGCGTAGCCGCAGCGCGGGCGCGTCGATCGCGGACAGGGTGGCGTCGGGGTCGGCCAGCGGCAGCCACGTGGGCAGGGCGACCATCGCGAGGATCGAGCAGCCGCGCAGGTAGGGGTAGGAGTCGAACGTGACGTCGTGGCCCTGGGCGAGCGCGTCGTCGAGCATCGCGACCAGCGTGTCCGCGGGACCGTGCAGGTGCGACACGTGGGTCGCCACCCCCGTGTCGGCGGACAGCCGCAGCAGCTCGGCGAAGGCGCGGGCGGCACGGGCCTCGTAGCCGCGCATGTGCGACACGTGCGGCAGGCCGTGCTCGGCCGCGACCCGGGCCAGCGCCACCAGCTCGGCGTGGTCGGCCCACGCCGCCGGCACGTACTCCAGGCCCGTCGACAGGCCGAGCGCCCCGTCGGCGAAGGCCTGCGCCACGACGGACGCCATCTTCTCCGCCTCGGCCCGGCTCGCCCGGCGCTGCGCGGTGCCGAGCACCAGGTGCCGGACCGTCCCGTGCGGCACCAGCACCCCGACGTTGACGGGCGTCGTCCGCTCGTACGTGGCCAGCAGCTCGGCGACCGTCCCGCCCGCGAAGCGCGGGTGGTCGCCGTCGATCCCGGCGAAGTAGCCGCTCGCCCAGAGCAGGCTCGCCCGGTCCGACGGCGCGTACCCGACGCCGTCGGCACCGGTCACGATCGACGTCACGCCCTGGCGCAGCAGCGCGAGCTGGACCTCCGGGTCGAACACCGCTCCCCCGGCGTGCACGTGCGCGTCGACCAGCCCCGGCAGGGCGATGCGACCACCCGCCTCCAGCACCCGTCCCGCAGGGGTCCGCGCCGACGCCGGGACGACGTCGCGCACCCGCCCCTCGGCCAGGTGGAGGTCGACCGGGCCGCTCAGACCGCCGTCCGGCAGCGGCAGCACAGCGCCCCGGACGACGTCGACCGCGCCCCTCACGACCCGTCCCCCGCACCCTCGACCCAGCCGCCGGCACCGCGCCAGCCCGCCGCGGCACGTTCGGCGGCGAGGTCGCGGGGGTGGCCCTGCACGCCCGGCCGGCGCTGCCACGGGTGCGGGCCGGCGGGCGGGCGGTACTC contains:
- a CDS encoding ROK family transcriptional regulator, giving the protein MTTTTTRPSRRGLGNGLRATSKVLPEHARAHNRSLVLQHLFHEGPTSRADLARATGLTRVTISDLVGVLLAEALVEELGTQPGRRVGKPAILVGMRTDAYQIVALDLSDDTVLRGAVLTLTGEAVERRSLAVDGRRGDDLVDLLGRFARRLVAAATRPVIGIGVGSPGVVDPSGRIVEAPNVEWTDLPLAAVLTERLGLPVHVANDANSAALAEYTYGGATGSTLVLTVGKGVGAGVMVDGARVHGARDAAGELGHVTVVDEGGEQCACGRRGCLETVLSAPALRRAVDGLDAPAADAVLADVGRILGRALAPVVSALDLREVVLAGPPELLAGPLSEAALDTITERAMPAIAAGLELRMSTLDDDVVLAGAAVLVLGAQLGVS
- a CDS encoding extracellular solute-binding protein, with the protein product MKRNRLVAVTAASTITLALTLTACSSESEAPAESEDTAAAEVEPGDITLWVAGGDTPEPLREYLVDTFEAENPGSSLTIEQQDWTDLVTKLTTALPDAANTPDVVEIGNTQAPTFTYAGAFREISPELYEELGGENLLQSFVEAGSVDDKVYALPYYFGSRYMFYRADLWEKAGVEVPTTLDEFGTAVKELKTKDMSGFAIGGQDWRNGISWVFANGGELAVKEGEQWVSTLSDPNTIAGLEQWQDVYSASNLPATERDVAYWDFLNDAEGGGDPAAATIMAPGWARWSIGDLTTNDDGEEVRDGMVDESKFDIFALPGVDGGLAPVFAGGSNLAVSAQSQHPELSENLLRIIYSEEYQTLLAENGLGPANAEYTDVMATDKFGEVTVETAQASKLTPAAPGWAAVEGAFVYEELFQKIAEGGDVTALATEYDEKLTPMLNGQAG
- a CDS encoding DUF4349 domain-containing protein, translated to MTLAARRPVATTALALLLALGLAACSGSDESAAESAGSAAQDQAGPAAGEAAASVAPGADAEESAVVDREVVVSGSAELVADDPVAAIDEIVRMVEQAGGRIESLVESPGADGEPGHGSLRARLPVDLTTGTIDALSDVAELKSVEIGREDVTSQGQDLDARISALETSTARLVELMGSAATTADLLEVERELAARQAELDSLVAQRAALTDQVAMSTIDITVTATSAPVSAPRSGFVDGLATGWSALVATLSTVVLVLGVLLPWLALAAAGWVAYLLVRRRRPAPPAGPGDGPGESADDDGPAPEAPSQDPEREPALTR
- a CDS encoding N-acyl-D-amino-acid deacylase family protein, with the translated sequence MRGAVDVVRGAVLPLPDGGLSGPVDLHLAEGRVRDVVPASARTPAGRVLEAGGRIALPGLVDAHVHAGGAVFDPEVQLALLRQGVTSIVTGADGVGYAPSDRASLLWASGYFAGIDGDHPRFAGGTVAELLATYERTTPVNVGVLVPHGTVRHLVLGTAQRRASRAEAEKMASVVAQAFADGALGLSTGLEYVPAAWADHAELVALARVAAEHGLPHVSHMRGYEARAARAFAELLRLSADTGVATHVSHLHGPADTLVAMLDDALAQGHDVTFDSYPYLRGCSILAMVALPTWLPLADPDATLSAIDAPALRLRLRAHLAGLDDLWPRVTLAWVPGLGAEEQVAGRPLVEVAARWGVSPGDAALRVLRASRLRASCVFAQPPTNSAESVRRLAGHRAHLGGSDAIYQPVGADAGQGRPHPRGWGAFARFLAQQVLGSGDWSWHDAVEHLSARPARRFRLAGRGSLAPGAVADVVLVDPATLVDRATYDDPRRPATGVDDVVVAGVPVLVDGEATRARPGRALRPGAPDPAPRAGG
- a CDS encoding RidA family protein, with the protein product MSKTPISTPHAPAPAHTFHQGVRRGPFLQVSGQGPVDPATGEYLHPGDVAAQTTRTLENVRAIVEAGGASFDDVMMLRVYLTTRDDFAAMNDAYGEFVAAHCPSGVLPSRTTVMTGLPRAEMLVEIDAFAVVDDAA
- a CDS encoding alanine racemase, whose product is MRIDDPGRSWPLLTLDRDAVEHDVATVAGVMAAHGVDHAPHVKTHMARGLWERQAAAGAWGATVATPRQLATVLRWGVRRVVLANELVDPRDAAWLRGVLDADGADEVWVYVDSVPGVRTLAAAFGDTAHERLGVLVELGVPGGRTGVRSVAEAVGLARDVVAAGLRLVGAAGYEGPAATGADPRAGVARWCADLLAAADALADLVAGDVVVSAGGSAYADVVLTALARRPGVRAVLRSGAYVTHDHGHYRRADPWTRLGAAPLRPAITVWAAVLSAPEPGRAVCGMGRRDVSFDIDLPIPLRAHAVDGAGRLGPARLLTATVTALDDQHAYLDTPDDDLAPGDVVAFGVSHPCTTLDKHRTGLLVDGLDVVDELALEL